Below is a genomic region from Rosa chinensis cultivar Old Blush chromosome 5, RchiOBHm-V2, whole genome shotgun sequence.
AGATGCACttgaaactgttggagttgtAGTTGATGATGAGGATATAGTGGTGACTGTTCTCAGGGGTCTTCCTTCTGAATTTGCAACCATTAAGACAGTTATTAGAACTCAATCTAGTTGTTCACTTAGTCAGCTCAAGACTCTGCTTAAGGCTGCTGAAGTGGATATTGATAGTGAATCTCAAGGCTTACAAGGTCTACTTACTGCTATGCTTGCCAAGGGCAATCTCAACTTGTCTGCTCTTACTCATCTTGATTCAGTCACCTCTCACACGTCTCAAAGCTCTTCTGGTTCATTTCCTGCATCACCTCAATCCATTTTATCGTCTGCATCCTCATCTGTAACTCCAGTTGCTTCATCTACTTCTACTGTTGCTTCACCTCAAGTATACACACAAGCTATGCATTATGCCATTTCCCATCAGGCTTCACCAGTTCAAGCTTATTCACAATCTCACATGGCCTCTCCTGTGCCAGCTCTACTTGTGCCACCTGGCTTCACCACACCTACTCAGGGTCTTCCTACATATCCAATGTCCACTCAAAGTCCTTATATACCTATCTCAGCTACTCCATATGGATTCACCACTCCTGTGATCCTTAATCCTATGGCTGGACTATATGCTAGTTGAGGTAGTGGTAGAGCTGGTAGCTCTAATGCAGGTGCAGGTAACTCTTATGTTGGTAGAGGCTCTTTTAATCCAGGTGGTGCATTTAGGAACAATTTCACTGCCAACAATACTGGAACTGGTGGTACTTCTCTCACCTGCCAACTCTGTAATAAAGTGGGACATGGAGCTAAAACATGCAGATCGCTTCCCAACTTTCAACAAGGCAATTCTTCAGCTCAAACCGATTGTCAGTACTGTGGTAGGACTGGTCACACTGCTAACAGGTGCTACTTTATCATTGGCTTTCCTGGCCAACAAAATGATGCTGAAACTGATGTTCCTACTGCAATGATGGCTGCCTCTTCTCTTGCACCTCAATTTTGGTTGGCTAACACAGGTGCCACCAACCATATGACCAACAATCCTCATGTCCTTCACAATGTCACTCCCCACCTCAACACTGATTCTGTGCAGATTGGTGATGGTAAACAATTGAGCATTACACACACTGGTGATACTATGTTGGGTTTGCCCAAAAAACtgtctaggcttgagcccatatagccTTCTATTTAGATCCGCCCCTGTAATCTTCGCAATGTCACTTCGAAATGGATCTCTGGTCAAGCTAATCATGCTGCATAATGCAGATGTAGCCGCAAAGCTAGCCAAATCAAGGTTGTGCTTTGACGTATATGGGTCAATGTTCCCCCAACCTCCTCAATTTCTGTTTTAACTAGTGATGGCATGGCCTTCTTTGCCCTCACACTCTGTTGTTTTGCCTACTTCCTTTGCCAGAAGCTTAAGCTTCCAGTTATATTTTCTTGGCTTCCCCTTTGGGGTTTTAATCTTGGTTATAAAGTTgtacagacaaaaaaaaaaaaggcaattcCAAAACCAACATTATGCAGGAGTTTCAGTGGCCTCCCACTGAAATCATGGAACAATTCTATATATGGCTCCCACCGAGTAGGCACTTTGCCCAAAACAGTGACCACTCGTTAGGAGGAACAGCAAAATAGTGGCATCACTAGTCAAAATCAACAGCCGTATCCGCCAAATCATCAACAACCATGCATATCAATTTTGCTCGATATCCATAAACAGGCTTCAAGGTGATACTTTGATGGTCTAGTCTTTACCAATAGGTTCCTTACGACCATTACCGGAACTAAAGAGAGCACGGGCAGATCTAAATAGAAggctatatgggctcaagcctagacaGTTTTTTGGGCAAAAAACCACTAAGTATATATCTACTTTCCGTTTCATTGCAGACTTGCAGTCATGCAGTCATCTTCTCCGGCTTTCCCCATCCAAGCTTGCTTTGTTTTCTAATTTGCTCCAAACGGGaggtatttcttttctttctttctaagtCTCTTGATTGGTTTAATGGGTTTGTTGATGGAAATAGTGGTGTGACTTACAGtggtgttttgtttgttttgggtttctgggttttgttaggTAGCTTTGGTTATGAGCAATGGGGACTCAGGTGGAAAAGTGAGGTTTATTCGGTGGCCAAAGTGTGAGAATCTTCTTCCTGAGCTAGCTGATTACTCTGTGTATCAGTGTGGTGGTTGTGGTGCTGTTCTTGgtggtatgttttttttttttttggattcagTTAAATCAGTTGTttgctttctgtttttgtttgtgaGAAACTTCAGAGAAAGATGAGATTTTTATGTTGAAACTTTTTCAATTACCAAATTGGGGAGTTAAATTTGGAGTCTTTATGATGGTGATAGTTGTGATTCTTGTAGAAATTTGTGTTTGATTTATGAGAAGGTTAGGAACCCAAATGAGATCAGGGTTTTTGGTCTTGAAATTTGGTATGGTATAACCCCAAAAACACACACCAACACGAAAAGAACTAATCATTTGGATTTGTGGGGTTGAGTTTGTTATAGCTGAAAAAGAATGCAACTTGCAAAGTTCTTAACTCAACAGCATTCCATCTCCTGTATTGTTTTCTGCAACCAAAATAAagcaattgtttatttttgaaagAAGTTTGCTCTTTTTTGGGGCGTTTTCTTTGGATTAGAGGATCAAATTTTGGGTTTCTTTCATTTACAGCCAAAAAGGAAAGGCAGATGAGTGGGAGTGGGTGTCTCAGGTTCTTGATGGTCATTGCAAACCAATGCCACAAGTCTATGTTCTTCCTTAGCTACCAGCTTAATTTCATAATCAAACCCACCTCAGCTATCAATCTTCACAAGGTAATAACTCTTTCTTTCACAATTCACAAGGTAATGATTAAGAAATTTTTGGGCACTTATAATTAGCCTAGACGGGTTTCAAATCCTGGATCCGCAATTGAAAGAGAGGGTTGCACTACTGCATAACACTTCAGAAGTCATCCTTATTCCTTActacaaattaaaagaaacgaGAAGCAAATATTTATAACAGCAAAATCACAGCTCAAGTAACTCAACCCTCCCAACTAGCCAAAACATCAACGATCCCCTCCTATAAGAGCCAAAAAAGAGCGGATACAAAGTTGCCAATGCTCTATGATTGTCGGAAGTGGGGAATTCTGTGGGAGAGTGTGGATCCGGCCGCCAAGTGAGATAGGGTTAGACTTAATTGGATCACCCATCAGATGAAGAACTTAGGTTCAAGTAAACTTCCCGTGTggcttattttattttccatttttggtaACAATAGTTATTACATAGATGAGAgctctccccctctctctctggCAGCGGCAAACCCTAGCTTTAGGGTTTTGTTCGTCGCGATCCTTGGCCTCCGATGAGTCTCCTTCTCCTCTTGAAGCCTGTCTGTAGCCCTCCTCGAGGTTGTGCTTCCCCTCTGTTCAACCTATTGGTTGTGGTATCTGTCTCTTGGCTTGCTTCTAGGACCTTTTCGGTGGTGCTAACAAGAAGTCTGTTCTGGAGTTCGATTGCTTGAGAGACTTTTGCCAGAGGATAGCTTTCTCCTAAATGGATTTGGGTGCGGCAATCCGAATTTGGGATCCTGGTTCTGTTTATTCTTTTTCGCAGGGGATGAGATGTTGCTACGATGGTGGCTGGGCAGGCTTGGCGGTGGTTGCCGGTGACAGAGGAAGTTGGGATGCAACCTGATTTGGGAGTTTGAAGGCGTCTGGAGGTGATTGCTGGCTGGGTCCGATCTGGTGTACTCGATCTGTCTGGGCTAGTGGGTTTCTGCAGATGGCTTCTACCATGGTGGTGGTCGATCCTCATCTCTCAGTGGTCTGGCACCAAGGAACGGGTGGCGCCGGTGGAGGTCACCATTGTTGGGTTTCTCCCTCCAGTTTGCTCTCCTCCCTCAAGCGAAGGCAGCACGGCGTTTTGCTTTAGGAGGAGATGGCAGCATAGCAGTCCAATCTGGCAGTGCTTGGTTGCGCGCCCAGTCGCTTGGGTGTCCAGGGTATCCTCAGCTGGGCCTGTTATTAGGTGCCCAATAGGTTAGGTGCCTAGACCAGCTCTGATTGGGATTTGGCTTATGTTGATTCTGAGGCATCCGCTTTGAACTTTATTTCGGGGCGAATTTGGATCCGTATTTGGGACCCGGGTGGCACACATATCCGGATCTTGGATTCGAGACAACTACTCATACTGATTTggtattggttctggttcttagGAGTTGGATTGCTAATTTTCAAGTTTCTGACACCCTCGGTTACTTTCGAACTCCTGGTGAGAGAATCACCTCTTCTAGGTGATCATATCACCGGTTTCGGTTACGGTTACTTTTACACTTACGCTGCTctcgtgacatatgcagtgcagcgaTGTCGTTCGGCATCAAGTCACATCCTTGTTACCTGTCATTTTAAATGCATCTGTGtatctttattgtttttctttattataGATGAGCTTATGCATCTTGTTatgatttattattttcttttgatacTTTTGCATCGCTCCATATACTCCTCAGTTTACAATTAATATAGTCTGTCatctttcctttcaaaaaaacttCCCATGTGGCTTAAAAGATATGGAAAGTAAATCTTAATCTGTCCTCGAAAAATATTGTCCTCTAAAAAATATTGTTCCAAATAAAGTACAATAACATAATAACAAGAAAATAAAGTACAATAACAGAATAACAAGCACATCGAGAAGTATAATTTTCCAAGACTTACCCTAAGACCTATATATACCAAATTCTCGTCCATCTCAAATCTTAATACTActcagctatatatatataactcacagaaacacacacacacacacacacacatttaacGTCCACACATATCGGAAATGGTCATACCATTCATTGACAGAATTTGTGGTTTGCCTCCAACTATAGTAGCAACGATCACTTCTTCAGTACAAAATGATGGTTTTGTAGGTTCAGGTAGCGGCAGGCTTTCATTTGTCAACATAGATATCACTTCTGACATGGTAGGCCGATTGGCTGCATTATCCCCCACGCATAGTAGACCAACATTGACGCATCTTAAAAACTGATCCTTATTACATGAATCACCCaagtttgaatccattagctgtAGCCCTGCACCATCTTTCCATAACTCCCACGCCTGAAATTAGTGAAGTCATCATATGAGATCATTTAGGATATCAGAAAAAAGCAAATTTGATACTGTAGAGATTTGTTTGACATACATATCCTGCTAAATTGAGTACTCGATCATCATTGTAGAAGCTGTTGTTTTTCCTACCACTTAGGATTTCAAGCATTAACACCCCAAAACTGTAGACATCAGATTTTATAGAAAAAATTCCATTCATTGCATACTCAGGAGGCATGTAACCACTGCAccaatttgaaaacaaaaaagtcaACTGTATGCAGACATCTGTAAAAATTGCATGCTAGAGACCAAAAGCAAAAGACAAGTGCGTACTGTTCACTTACAGTGTCCCAACAATCCTGCCCGTATTTATTTGAAGTTCAGTATGTGTGAAAATTCTTGCCAtaccaaaatcagaaatttttgGATTCATATCTTTATCAAGTAGTACATTACTAGCTTTTAAGTCTCTATGAACTACTTTCTTTCTCGAGTATTTGTGCAAATAAAGCAATCCTTGAGTAATTCCCTCAATTATGCTGAAACGCTTGTGCCAATCGAGAAGAACGCCTTCAGTTGCATCTGGTCAatacaaagagaagaaaattagaCACAATctcacttatatatatatatatataattatatatatatatatatatcggagAGTTCAAGAGTGGACCCTCATCATTTCCGCAGTTTCTCCCTATGGCATGCAGAACCATCGAATTTTTAGGTCCTCATTCAGGATGATCCTTACCAAAATCAGTCTAGTCAGAAATTATTCAGCAACTCGACtatcttcaaaattcaaatagttTCAAAGAGCAAATAGTTTCCTATacaattgtttttttatttatttttttttaagtatgaTCCTTGAAGAGGACATAAAGTAAGGATGGACGTTTCTGACTACTGTACTGCATTGCTGAGTAGCAAAATGGAGGTCCACCCTTGATCTTCATGCAGGTATATATGGGCTTTTgatggaaaggaaaaaaaaaaaacatgtgtaTATAGTGTATACATCCGTTAAATAAACATATCAAACAAATACTAAGATCAAACTGACGTTGACAACTGAATTACCAAATAAAAAGTAGTCCAGACTTTTGTTTGGCATGTACTCATATATCAACATCCTCTCTTCCCTATGAATGCAAAATCCAAAAAGCTGGACAAGGTTTGTGTGTTGAAGTTCATATATGAGGATCAATTCATTCTTAAACTCCAACGTTCCTTGCCCCGAACATTTTGAAAGCCTCTTCACTGCAATTTCTTTTCCCGTCAACAATCTTCCCTGATGAATCATATTTCCATCATATGTACATGTCATCAGATAAAAAAGGCTATTATATGCCTTAGCTACCAAGTACTAATGGaaacagaaaatacaaaaaaaaagacaaaataaataaaactttattACCTTATAAACAGGTCCAAATCCCCCTTCTCCAAGCTTGTTTTCTTCAGCGAAGTTACATGTGGCAGCCATGATTGATGCATAGCTAAATATGCTTAAATCATGTCCCATGACCAGCAATTTGTTCTGATCAATCTCATTCTCACCTACTAAGAATAGTGCAGGGACAGAAAACCTCAAAAACATGAAGTTGAATCTATCTAACTGCTTATAATGCTTAACTAAACAATATACCTGAAAGTTcaggttttcttcttcttcttcgtagATGACACAAGATGCAAAAGGCTATTACCAAAAGAGTAGCACTAACAGCAGCCCCAATCCAAATCCATTTACTTGTTGCACCTAGAGAGTAACGAttaattattctttttcttatcaATTTTAGGTAAAGAGACTGGAATTTAAGTATCAAgcattatatatatgtagtttcaaaggaaagaaaagaaaaaaaaacattcaacgCCATTTATTCTAAGTTTCTAACCAAACATCAACCTTAATTACTGGTGACTTACTGGGTGATGATTTTGGTGCCATTGATCTTACAAAACTACTTGCAGTCCCTGGTTGAGTGAAGTCTTCATAGAATTCACAATCTGAACTCCAAAATCGGCACCCAGTTGGATACTGATATAGAAAATCGAATCCAAGGCAGTCACAGTATCGCCTGCAAGTGTCCTCACAATCAGCACTAGTAATATTAGAGGTTGTATTTGAAACATC
It encodes:
- the LOC112203372 gene encoding cysteine-rich receptor-like protein kinase 10 — its product is MAPKSSPSATSKWIWIGAAVSATLLVIAFCILCHLRRRRRKPELSDRFNFMFLRFSVPALFLVGENEIDQNKLLVMGHDLSIFSYASIMAATCNFAEENKLGEGGFGPVYKGRLLTGKEIAVKRLSKCSGQGTLEFKNELILIYELQHTNLVQLFGFCIHREERMLIYEYMPNKSLDYFLFDATEGVLLDWHKRFSIIEGITQGLLYLHKYSRKKVVHRDLKASNVLLDKDMNPKISDFGMARIFTHTELQINTGRIVGTLGYMPPEYAMNGIFSIKSDVYSFGVLMLEILSGRKNNSFYNDDRVLNLAGYAWELWKDGAGLQLMDSNLGDSCNKDQFLRCVNVGLLCVGDNAANRPTMSEVISMLTNESLPLPEPTKPSFCTEEVIVATIVGGKPQILSMNGMTISDMCGR